The Gemmatimonadales bacterium genome window below encodes:
- the bamA gene encoding outer membrane protein assembly factor BamA, whose amino-acid sequence MLRRCIPLLVLLVLAAQPLRGQDVSSPPVDSLVVEGNVRITTAQILGTAGLVLHQPITYRDIQRAITALFQTGQFDDVNVQQRDANGMLILVIVVKERPLLSGWSLLGVRQLPEQSVRDKVTLVIGRPIDRAALARSRASIDSAYADKGYFQAQTTVTEFPQPDGSVQVVFQVMEGMRITISQILVQGNERFTDKEVASHMSTKPEGFFWFKKGTYDEDRVESDMRQQLPTFYGSKGMIDFQVVQDTVLADPETGKAALSLTVEEGQVYYVGTMDLVGNRRYSADEIGAFYPFGGAEAVQSGKPVASMPFNRSAWEAATTRLRDLYLNTGYIYSRVTPEESRRIAEDGTPTVDLRWRIEEGAPATVNRIMIVGNDVTHESVIRAAIVMLPGSVFNRDLLIRSYQNIMNLGFFQPLPPPDVAPSENGQDVDITFTVIEKRTGNVNFGASLGQGTGLGGFLGLEEPNLFGRGKRGKFQWQFGRNINDFNLSYTDPSIQGSRVSGTVALFNSRQRYIIGDLGRRQQAGGSVQVGFPVFGSRYTRLFTSYSLMQISYSGGSVSLRERYSCDQCGKSSLGFSLVRDTRIGLPFATSGTRSTVNLEFTGGLLGGDGDFQTLGYEGQWYVPLGGLGGSQQLGTGIKFVLGLTAKAGWIFGDAGPFFTDLYSMGGVQYGIPLRGYEEFSITPDGYDPFSSSSRASPNAFGQSYAAFTTEIGARMSQSLYVNAFFDAGNVYRTPSQFDPSRLYRGVGVGVALISPLGPIGVDLAYGIDRLDIQGEPAPGWKLHFKIGNIF is encoded by the coding sequence ATGCTTCGTCGCTGCATCCCTCTGCTGGTCCTCCTGGTCCTGGCAGCGCAACCGCTGCGCGGGCAGGACGTGTCGTCGCCCCCGGTGGACAGCCTGGTGGTCGAGGGGAACGTACGCATCACCACCGCCCAGATTCTCGGCACCGCCGGCCTCGTCCTGCACCAGCCGATCACCTACCGCGACATCCAGCGCGCCATCACTGCGCTGTTCCAGACCGGGCAGTTCGACGACGTCAATGTGCAGCAGCGCGACGCGAACGGGATGCTGATCCTGGTCATCGTGGTCAAGGAGCGCCCCCTCCTCTCGGGGTGGAGCCTACTTGGCGTCCGGCAACTCCCCGAACAATCGGTGCGCGACAAGGTGACCCTCGTCATCGGCCGCCCGATCGACCGTGCCGCCCTCGCCCGCAGCCGGGCCAGCATCGATTCCGCCTACGCGGACAAGGGGTATTTCCAGGCCCAGACCACGGTGACGGAGTTCCCGCAGCCCGATGGCTCGGTCCAGGTGGTCTTCCAGGTCATGGAGGGCATGCGGATCACGATCAGCCAGATCCTGGTCCAGGGGAACGAGCGCTTCACGGACAAGGAAGTGGCCAGCCACATGTCCACGAAGCCAGAAGGATTTTTCTGGTTCAAGAAGGGCACCTACGACGAGGACCGGGTGGAGTCGGACATGCGGCAGCAACTGCCGACCTTCTACGGCTCAAAGGGCATGATCGATTTCCAGGTGGTGCAGGACACCGTGCTCGCCGATCCGGAGACGGGCAAGGCCGCGTTGTCGCTCACCGTGGAGGAAGGCCAGGTCTACTACGTCGGGACCATGGACCTCGTCGGCAATCGCCGGTACTCCGCCGACGAGATCGGCGCGTTCTACCCGTTCGGCGGGGCCGAGGCCGTCCAGTCGGGGAAGCCCGTCGCCAGCATGCCGTTCAACAGGTCCGCCTGGGAGGCGGCCACCACCCGGCTCCGGGATCTCTACCTGAATACCGGCTACATCTACTCGCGGGTAACGCCGGAAGAAAGCCGCCGCATCGCGGAGGATGGGACGCCGACCGTCGATCTCCGGTGGCGGATCGAGGAAGGCGCGCCCGCCACGGTCAACCGCATCATGATCGTGGGCAACGACGTCACCCACGAGTCGGTCATCCGCGCCGCCATCGTGATGCTCCCGGGCTCCGTGTTCAACCGCGACCTGTTGATTCGCAGCTACCAGAACATCATGAACCTCGGCTTCTTCCAGCCGTTGCCGCCGCCGGACGTCGCGCCGTCGGAGAACGGGCAGGACGTCGACATCACCTTTACCGTCATCGAGAAGCGGACCGGCAACGTCAACTTCGGTGCGTCGCTCGGGCAGGGCACCGGCCTCGGAGGGTTCCTCGGGCTCGAGGAGCCCAACCTCTTCGGCCGCGGCAAGCGGGGCAAGTTCCAATGGCAGTTCGGCCGGAACATCAACGACTTCAACCTGTCGTACACCGACCCGTCCATCCAGGGGTCACGGGTCTCCGGGACGGTCGCCCTCTTCAACTCGCGGCAGCGGTACATCATCGGCGACCTCGGCCGGCGGCAGCAGGCGGGCGGCTCGGTACAGGTCGGGTTCCCGGTCTTCGGATCCCGTTACACCCGGCTGTTCACCTCGTACAGCCTGATGCAGATCAGCTACAGCGGCGGGTCGGTCAGCCTCCGGGAGCGTTACAGCTGCGACCAGTGCGGCAAGTCGAGCCTCGGCTTCAGCCTCGTGCGTGACACCCGCATCGGCCTGCCGTTCGCGACCTCCGGCACGCGGTCGACCGTCAACCTGGAGTTCACCGGCGGCCTCCTCGGCGGCGACGGCGACTTCCAGACCCTCGGGTACGAGGGGCAGTGGTATGTGCCGCTCGGCGGGCTGGGCGGATCGCAGCAGCTGGGGACCGGCATCAAGTTCGTGCTGGGGCTGACGGCCAAGGCGGGGTGGATCTTCGGCGATGCCGGCCCGTTCTTCACCGACCTCTATTCAATGGGCGGCGTCCAGTACGGCATCCCGCTCCGCGGCTACGAGGAGTTCTCCATCACGCCTGACGGGTACGATCCCTTCTCGAGCTCCAGCCGGGCCAGCCCGAACGCTTTCGGGCAGTCCTACGCCGCCTTCACCACGGAGATCGGCGCGCGGATGAGCCAGTCGCTGTATGTAAACGCCTTCTTTGACGCCGGTAACGTCTACCGGACGCCCTCGCAGTTCGACCCATCCCGCCTCTACCGCGGCGTGGGCGTTGGGGTAGCTTTGATTTCACCGCTGGGGCCGATCGGGGTCGATCTCGCCTACGGCATCGACCGGCTCGATATTCAGGGCGAACCGGCCCCCGGTTGGAAGTTGCACTTCAAGATCGGCAATATTTTCTGA
- a CDS encoding ATP-dependent Clp protease ATP-binding subunit, with protein sequence MNGYNFTDRVRKVLQMAREEAARLHHEYVGTEHILLGLIREGEGVAAGVLQNLNVDLEDIQQKIEETVKRGKAAAAAGPDLPYTSRAKKVLELAMVEARELNHSYVGTEHLLLGLLREEKGIAAQVLADAGVNLEQSRAETLRILGSDLPAPSSAAPTGQPQPAAKSEKKSKTPALDHFCRDLTQLAADNELDPTIGRASEIERVVEILARRKKNNPVLIGEPGVGKTAIVEGLALLIASGNCPDILRDHRVLSLDMAAVIAGTKYRGQFEERLKAVMNEIAQNRHVVLFIDELHTLVGAGAAEGAIDASNMLKPALARGELQCVGASTLNEYRKYIEKDGALERRFQTVVVEPPSIDETFEILKGLRKKYEDHHRVSIPDETLKAAAQLSERYITDRFLPDKAIDVIDEAGARARLASQAPPAEVAALKGDLDKVNTDKEEAVRDQNFERAASLRDRERDLQNQIRLRQEEWEKDRQTRRPTIDEEAIAFIVSRWTGIPVNRIQEAEASRLLRMEDEIHEAVVGQDEAIRAVSRAIRRSRAGLKDPNRPIGSFIFSGPTGVGKTELARALAKFLFADQSALIRVDMSEYMEKFSVSRLIGAPPGYVGYEDSGTLTKLVRRKPYSVVLLDEIEKAHPDVFNILLQVLDEGHLTDNYGRVIDFKNTVVIMTSNVGARDITQSKSLGFHTQGADASFDTMAGKVKEEMAKVFNPEFLNRLDDVIVFHPLGREHIAEIVNILLREVARRLGDEVRLTQAAIDFLAEQGYDQQYGARPLKRAIQKYVEDPLSEKILLGEIGRGDEIEVDLAPDGKSLAFRALTGTQA encoded by the coding sequence ATGAACGGCTACAACTTCACCGACCGCGTCCGGAAGGTCCTGCAGATGGCCCGCGAAGAGGCGGCCCGCCTGCACCACGAATACGTCGGCACCGAACACATCCTCCTCGGCCTGATTCGCGAGGGCGAGGGCGTCGCCGCCGGCGTGCTGCAGAATCTGAACGTGGACCTCGAGGACATCCAGCAGAAAATCGAAGAGACCGTCAAGCGCGGGAAGGCCGCCGCCGCGGCCGGCCCCGACCTGCCGTACACGTCGCGCGCCAAGAAGGTGCTCGAGCTGGCGATGGTCGAGGCGCGGGAGCTCAATCACTCCTACGTCGGCACCGAGCACCTGCTGCTCGGCCTCCTGCGCGAGGAGAAGGGTATCGCGGCGCAGGTCCTCGCCGACGCGGGGGTCAACCTCGAACAGTCGCGCGCCGAGACCCTCCGCATCCTCGGGAGCGACCTGCCGGCACCTTCCTCGGCGGCGCCCACCGGGCAGCCCCAGCCCGCGGCCAAGTCGGAAAAGAAGTCCAAGACGCCGGCGCTCGACCACTTCTGCCGCGACCTGACCCAGCTGGCCGCCGACAACGAGCTGGACCCGACCATCGGCCGGGCCAGTGAAATCGAGCGGGTCGTGGAGATCCTGGCCCGGCGCAAGAAGAACAACCCGGTGCTGATCGGCGAGCCGGGCGTCGGCAAGACCGCCATTGTCGAGGGGCTCGCGCTCCTGATTGCCAGCGGCAACTGCCCCGACATCCTCCGCGATCACCGGGTGCTCTCGCTGGACATGGCGGCCGTCATTGCCGGCACCAAGTATCGGGGTCAGTTCGAGGAGCGGTTGAAGGCGGTCATGAACGAGATCGCCCAGAACCGTCACGTCGTCCTGTTCATCGACGAATTGCACACCCTCGTCGGCGCTGGCGCAGCCGAAGGGGCCATCGACGCCTCGAACATGCTCAAGCCGGCGCTGGCCCGCGGCGAGCTGCAGTGCGTCGGCGCCTCGACGCTGAACGAGTACCGCAAGTACATCGAGAAGGATGGCGCGCTGGAGCGGCGCTTCCAGACGGTGGTCGTGGAGCCCCCGTCGATCGACGAGACGTTCGAGATCCTGAAGGGGCTTCGCAAGAAGTACGAAGACCACCACCGCGTCAGCATCCCCGACGAGACGCTCAAGGCGGCGGCACAGCTCTCCGAGCGCTATATCACCGACCGGTTCCTGCCGGACAAGGCCATCGACGTCATCGACGAGGCGGGGGCGCGCGCGCGACTCGCCTCGCAGGCCCCGCCGGCCGAGGTGGCCGCGCTCAAGGGCGATCTCGACAAGGTCAACACCGACAAGGAAGAGGCCGTCCGCGACCAGAACTTCGAGCGTGCGGCGTCGCTGCGCGATCGCGAGCGCGACCTCCAGAACCAGATCCGCCTCCGCCAGGAGGAGTGGGAAAAGGACCGGCAGACCCGCCGTCCGACCATCGACGAGGAGGCCATCGCCTTCATCGTGTCGCGGTGGACCGGCATTCCGGTCAACCGGATCCAGGAGGCGGAGGCCTCCCGGCTGCTCCGGATGGAGGACGAAATCCACGAGGCGGTCGTCGGCCAGGACGAGGCGATCCGCGCCGTGTCGCGGGCCATTCGCCGGTCGCGCGCGGGACTCAAGGACCCCAACCGCCCCATCGGGTCGTTCATCTTCTCCGGCCCGACCGGCGTCGGCAAGACGGAGCTGGCGCGGGCCCTGGCCAAGTTCCTCTTCGCCGATCAGTCCGCGCTCATCCGGGTCGACATGTCCGAGTACATGGAGAAGTTCTCGGTCTCCCGCCTGATCGGCGCCCCGCCGGGCTACGTCGGGTACGAGGATTCGGGAACCCTCACCAAGCTGGTGCGGCGGAAGCCGTACTCGGTGGTTCTCCTCGACGAAATCGAGAAGGCGCACCCCGACGTGTTCAATATCCTGCTCCAGGTGCTCGATGAGGGGCACCTGACCGACAACTACGGGCGGGTCATCGACTTCAAGAACACGGTGGTCATCATGACCTCCAACGTTGGTGCGCGCGACATCACGCAGTCGAAGAGCCTCGGGTTCCACACCCAGGGCGCCGACGCCTCGTTCGATACCATGGCTGGCAAGGTCAAGGAGGAGATGGCTAAGGTCTTCAATCCGGAATTCCTCAACCGCCTCGACGACGTGATCGTCTTCCACCCGCTGGGTCGGGAGCACATTGCCGAGATCGTGAACATCCTCCTCCGCGAGGTCGCTCGGCGGCTCGGCGACGAGGTGCGGCTCACCCAGGCGGCAATCGATTTCCTGGCGGAACAGGGCTATGACCAGCAGTACGGCGCCCGGCCCCTCAAGCGTGCCATCCAGAAGTACGTGGAGGATCCCCTGAGCGAGAAGATCCTGCTCGGCGAGATCGGACGGGGCGACGAGATCGAGGTCGATCTGGCGCCCGACGGCAAGTCGCTGGCGTTCCGCGCCCTGACCGGAACTCAGGCCTGA
- a CDS encoding OmpH family outer membrane protein, with protein sequence MGRLFSTLAFAGLVAGLVATPATAQQTTGKVAFINSRLVLAAAPGYAKAESLYAGEVAGYRLEVQKMQASLDSSVQAFQQSSVVLSPSARTAKQKELEAQQQRLEQRMQELQDKAVQRERDLLEPIQQRVTAVVEGVRAAGAYAMIFDVGVQNSGIVAADRSLDLTQKVIDQLKAGGGS encoded by the coding sequence ATGGGACGTCTTTTCTCCACGCTCGCTTTCGCCGGACTGGTTGCCGGCCTGGTGGCGACGCCGGCGACGGCGCAGCAGACCACTGGCAAGGTCGCCTTCATCAATTCCCGGCTCGTGCTCGCCGCCGCACCAGGGTACGCCAAGGCCGAATCGTTGTACGCCGGGGAGGTCGCGGGCTACCGCCTCGAGGTGCAGAAGATGCAGGCCAGCCTCGACTCGTCGGTCCAGGCGTTTCAGCAGAGCTCGGTCGTGCTGAGCCCCTCGGCGCGCACCGCCAAGCAGAAGGAACTCGAAGCGCAGCAGCAGCGTCTTGAGCAGCGCATGCAGGAGCTGCAGGACAAGGCGGTCCAGCGCGAGCGGGACCTGCTCGAGCCGATTCAGCAGCGGGTGACCGCCGTGGTCGAAGGGGTGCGTGCGGCGGGGGCCTACGCGATGATCTTCGACGTCGGCGTCCAGAACTCGGGCATCGTCGCGGCTGACCGATCGCTGGACTTGACCCAGAAGGTCATCGACCAGCTGAAGGCCGGCGGCGGCAGCTGA
- a CDS encoding protein arginine kinase: MIDLTLLADGGIGWIDASGPASPLVLSTRIRLARNLAGHPFATRNAASDREAIVEAVAAAVAGTEALGHAATFRLDRLDLRDRLLLHERHLVSKELAGLGGESVPVGASLLVQDRVGAMVNEEDHLRLQGVVSGFALEAAYAEVDRLDSELGQRLAFAFHPEFGYLSACPTNVGTGLRASVLIHLPGLVLTKEISKVLQGLAQVGLAVRGLYGEGSEVVGNFFQLSNQTTLGKSERDLLDHLGKMVREVMTYEDEARAVLLRDARAVIEDKVWRAYGLLRYARTLSYEEAMNLLSGVRLGVGLQVIPDVGFYALNKMLVHTQPAHLASAHGVALDDPSLGVRRADFVRTLLQDEGRRAG, translated from the coding sequence ATGATCGACCTGACGCTGCTGGCGGATGGCGGCATCGGGTGGATCGATGCCTCGGGTCCGGCCAGTCCGCTGGTGCTCTCCACGCGCATCCGCCTGGCCCGAAACCTGGCGGGCCACCCGTTCGCCACGCGCAACGCCGCCAGCGATCGCGAGGCGATTGTCGAGGCGGTGGCCGCCGCGGTCGCCGGCACCGAGGCGCTGGGGCACGCCGCCACCTTCCGCCTCGACCGCCTCGACCTCCGCGACCGCCTCCTGCTGCACGAGCGGCACCTGGTGAGCAAGGAACTGGCGGGGCTGGGCGGAGAATCGGTCCCGGTGGGTGCGTCCTTGCTGGTGCAGGACCGGGTGGGCGCCATGGTCAACGAGGAAGATCACCTCCGCCTGCAGGGGGTCGTTTCGGGGTTCGCCCTGGAGGCGGCCTACGCGGAAGTCGACCGGCTGGACAGTGAACTGGGGCAACGACTTGCCTTCGCATTTCACCCTGAGTTTGGTTACCTTTCCGCTTGTCCAACCAACGTGGGAACCGGGTTGCGCGCCTCTGTTTTGATCCACCTGCCCGGGCTGGTGCTGACCAAGGAAATTTCGAAGGTGCTGCAGGGCCTGGCCCAGGTTGGGCTGGCTGTGCGGGGCCTGTACGGCGAGGGCAGCGAGGTGGTCGGCAACTTCTTCCAGCTGTCGAACCAGACCACCCTCGGCAAGTCGGAGCGCGACCTGCTTGACCACCTCGGCAAGATGGTCCGCGAGGTGATGACCTACGAGGACGAAGCGCGCGCCGTGCTCCTGCGGGATGCGCGTGCGGTCATCGAAGACAAGGTGTGGCGCGCGTACGGGTTGTTGCGGTATGCCCGGACACTTTCGTACGAGGAGGCGATGAACCTCCTCAGTGGCGTGCGGCTCGGCGTGGGACTGCAGGTGATTCCCGACGTCGGATTCTACGCCCTCAACAAGATGCTGGTTCACACGCAGCCGGCGCACTTGGCCTCGGCCCACGGCGTGGCGCTCGACGATCCGTCGCTCGGCGTCCGCCGGGCCGACTTCGTGCGGACGCTGCTGCAAGACGAAGGACGGCGAGCAGGGTGA